Proteins from one Deinococcus actinosclerus genomic window:
- a CDS encoding DUF5693 family protein yields MCPVTQPAQPTPPTSPGMTVPAPSRHPLTPLLLGLIVLSAIPALILAAQRVSYEQRSKTTALVMDYPAVVTQARRFGRDPQELLAHYQSLGINGVAIYEDVIGNLAQRGELYLKSGADLRAETGDAAISPRNFYLRSLKPGVAESLPARYTIPTRTVQAGGQRWVEWPTDPTFLPVGPDETLVETLKARGFMLVYRPYADDAVREPGADWPDVPFMIFNGEEVIGARTPELLAKINERLGQRVPALIEATPQRGLDTLVATHGGARTFSVNPAWQQRLDPITLASKYNLAARERSMRLLYVRPYPTVNETDDLLRRTTELLGKSGVKVTQPVIEPFRENTLLRTLSLIGPVAALALLGLSFPLVRLGLLAAAASGVLAIVMNKFNPYAGVALIAAVTFPALGLVLRRARVSDWFVATGLSLTGVLFVSALGATKDSVLGLEPFRGVGLTLLLPLLLVAASFLPRQDLRKTIQDVYNAPIKLGDILIMVLAAGVFALVFLRRGNATGAGVSDTEAKIRQDLQDTLVRPRFKEMAGHPLGIVGLSGVLPGYFGALLILGGVVGQSSILNTFSHFHTPLLISAQRCFLGLGIGLIAGLVVVQLVRAALHLWHTYGKAPAEVRA; encoded by the coding sequence ATGTGCCCTGTGACCCAGCCCGCCCAACCCACCCCGCCCACCTCGCCGGGCATGACCGTCCCGGCCCCCTCCCGGCACCCCCTGACGCCGCTGCTGCTGGGCCTGATCGTCCTGAGCGCCATTCCCGCCCTGATCCTCGCCGCCCAGCGTGTCAGCTACGAGCAGCGCAGCAAGACCACCGCGCTCGTCATGGACTACCCGGCGGTGGTCACGCAGGCCCGCCGCTTCGGCCGCGACCCTCAGGAACTCCTCGCGCACTACCAGAGCCTCGGGATCAACGGCGTGGCGATCTACGAGGATGTCATCGGCAACCTCGCCCAGCGCGGCGAACTGTACCTGAAAAGCGGGGCCGACCTGCGCGCCGAGACGGGCGACGCCGCCATCAGCCCCCGCAACTTCTACCTGCGCTCGCTGAAACCCGGCGTGGCCGAGTCGCTCCCGGCGCGCTACACCATTCCCACCCGCACCGTGCAGGCCGGCGGCCAGCGCTGGGTCGAGTGGCCCACCGATCCCACCTTCCTGCCGGTCGGGCCGGACGAGACGCTCGTCGAGACGCTCAAGGCGCGCGGCTTCATGCTCGTCTACCGTCCCTACGCCGACGACGCCGTGCGCGAACCCGGCGCCGACTGGCCCGACGTGCCCTTCATGATCTTCAACGGCGAGGAGGTCATCGGCGCGCGCACCCCTGAACTGCTCGCCAAGATCAACGAGCGGCTGGGCCAGCGCGTACCCGCCCTGATCGAGGCGACCCCACAGCGCGGCCTGGACACCCTGGTCGCCACGCACGGCGGCGCGCGCACCTTCAGCGTGAACCCCGCCTGGCAGCAGCGGCTGGACCCGATCACGCTGGCGAGCAAGTACAACCTCGCCGCGCGTGAGCGCAGCATGCGGCTGCTGTACGTCCGGCCCTACCCCACCGTCAACGAGACCGACGATCTGCTCAGGCGCACGACCGAACTGCTGGGCAAGTCCGGCGTGAAGGTCACGCAGCCGGTCATCGAGCCCTTCCGCGAGAACACCCTGCTGCGCACCCTGAGCCTGATCGGGCCTGTCGCGGCGCTCGCGCTGCTGGGCCTGAGCTTCCCGCTCGTGCGTCTGGGGCTGCTCGCCGCCGCCGCCAGCGGCGTCCTGGCGATCGTGATGAACAAGTTCAACCCCTACGCCGGCGTGGCCCTGATCGCCGCCGTGACCTTCCCCGCGCTGGGGCTGGTGCTGCGCCGCGCGCGGGTCAGTGACTGGTTCGTCGCCACCGGCCTGAGCCTGACCGGCGTGCTGTTCGTCTCGGCGCTGGGCGCCACGAAGGACAGCGTGCTGGGCCTGGAGCCGTTCCGGGGCGTGGGCCTGACCCTGCTGCTGCCGCTGCTGCTCGTCGCCGCGAGCTTCCTGCCCCGCCAGGACCTGCGCAAGACCATTCAGGACGTGTACAACGCCCCCATCAAGCTGGGCGACATCCTGATCATGGTGCTCGCCGCCGGCGTGTTCGCGCTGGTGTTCCTGCGGCGCGGCAACGCCACCGGCGCGGGCGTCAGCGATACCGAGGCCAAGATCCGCCAGGATCTCCAGGACACCCTGGTGCGTCCGCGCTTCAAGGAGATGGCCGGGCACCCCCTGGGCATCGTGGGCCTGAGCGGCGTGCTGCCCGGGTACTTCGGCGCGCTGCTGATCCTGGGCGGCGTGGTCGGGCAGTCGAGCATCCTGAACACCTTCAGCCACTTCCACACGCCGCTGCTGATCAGCGCCCAGCGCTGCTTCCTGGGGCTGGGCATCGGCCTGATCGCCGGTCTGGTCGTCGTGCAGCTCGTGAGGGCCGCGCTGCACCTGTGGCACACCTACGGCAAGGCCCCCGCCGAGGTGCGGGCGTGA
- a CDS encoding PaaI family thioesterase, whose translation MTLHPDLKFPTAHELDTLSPEVLAARMNALSGTLGARLGIEFTAVSRERVVARMPVDGNRQPAGRLHGGANLALAEELASVGSWMNLDPARQVAVGVDLSGTHVRGVTDGWVTGEGTLAYRGRTVLVWSIEIRDERGRVTSMARCTCNVIATGA comes from the coding sequence ATGACGCTGCACCCGGATCTGAAGTTCCCGACCGCGCACGAGCTGGACACCCTCAGCCCGGAGGTGCTGGCGGCGCGCATGAACGCCCTGTCCGGCACGCTGGGCGCGCGGCTGGGCATCGAATTCACGGCCGTGTCGCGCGAGCGGGTCGTAGCGCGCATGCCGGTGGACGGCAACCGCCAGCCGGCCGGGCGGCTGCACGGCGGGGCGAACCTCGCGCTGGCGGAGGAACTGGCCAGCGTGGGCTCCTGGATGAACCTGGACCCGGCGCGGCAGGTGGCGGTGGGCGTGGACCTGAGCGGCACCCACGTGCGCGGGGTGACGGACGGCTGGGTGACGGGCGAGGGGACGCTGGCGTACCGGGGCCGCACGGTGCTCGTCTGGAGCATCGAGATCCGCGATGAGCGGGGCCGCGTGACGAGCATGGCGCGCTGCACCTGCAACGTGATCGCCACTGGCGCCTGA
- the udk gene encoding uridine kinase, with protein MSTPFVIGVAGGSGSGKTTVTRRVVDTVGQGGVAVLNQDNYYRNQDDIPFEARLKTNYDHPAAFDWTLLRQHIDALLSGVPIDMPEYDFTRHTRAPHTTTVLPAPVVVLEGFFALYDEALRERMHLKVFVDADADVRFIRRLLRDTQERGRTPESVIEQYLEYVRPMHLSFVEPTKRYADVIIPHGGMNEPALDMLAARIRTTI; from the coding sequence ATGAGTACCCCCTTCGTGATCGGCGTGGCCGGCGGTTCCGGCAGCGGCAAGACCACCGTCACCCGCCGCGTCGTGGACACCGTCGGGCAGGGCGGCGTGGCCGTCCTGAACCAGGACAACTACTACCGCAACCAGGACGACATCCCCTTCGAGGCGCGCCTGAAGACCAACTACGACCATCCGGCCGCCTTCGACTGGACGCTGCTGCGCCAGCACATCGACGCGCTGCTCTCGGGCGTGCCGATCGACATGCCCGAGTACGACTTCACGCGCCACACCCGCGCCCCGCACACCACCACCGTGCTGCCCGCGCCGGTCGTGGTCCTGGAGGGCTTCTTCGCGCTGTACGACGAGGCGCTGCGCGAGCGCATGCACCTGAAGGTCTTCGTGGACGCCGACGCGGACGTGCGCTTCATCCGCCGCCTGCTGCGCGACACGCAGGAACGCGGCCGCACCCCCGAGAGCGTCATCGAGCAGTACCTGGAGTACGTGCGCCCCATGCACCTGAGCTTCGTGGAGCCCACCAAGCGCTACGCCGACGTGATCATCCCGCACGGCGGCATGAACGAACCCGCGCTGGACATGCTCGCCGCGCGTATCCGCACCACCATCTGA
- the csaB gene encoding polysaccharide pyruvyl transferase CsaB has product MKVTVSGYYGFGNTGDEAIALAITRELRKYGARPLLLSNTPEDTARTYDCDSEARMQPAALMGALLRSQVVLSGGGGLLQDRTSARNLTYYLGVIRLAKLLRRRVVVFNQSIGPLSPEGGRRVARALRGVPVIVRDRGSLDTLAQLGIRAELGGDPALLLAPTPGLTRDPRRVIVAPRGDVTDATDALKEVVRRLRAEGRHVTALSFMPDHDDQAAHGLGADDVLSTRDPQVALDAIAQSGYVIGVRLHAVILAAASETPFSGVAYDPKVQGFCDDAGAPAHPTRLNPGALADEVLVRRLPDWTAIEDMRLRAAQSFSRALNR; this is encoded by the coding sequence GTGAAGGTCACCGTCAGCGGCTACTACGGCTTCGGCAACACCGGCGACGAGGCCATCGCGCTGGCGATCACCCGCGAGCTGCGCAAGTACGGCGCGCGCCCCCTCCTGCTCTCGAACACCCCCGAGGACACGGCCCGCACCTACGACTGTGACAGTGAGGCCCGCATGCAGCCCGCCGCCCTGATGGGCGCGCTGCTGCGCTCGCAGGTGGTGCTCTCCGGCGGCGGCGGCCTGCTCCAGGACCGGACGAGCGCCCGTAACCTCACGTACTACCTGGGCGTCATCCGGCTGGCGAAACTGCTGCGGCGCCGCGTGGTCGTGTTCAACCAGAGCATCGGCCCGCTGAGCCCCGAGGGGGGCCGCCGCGTCGCCCGCGCCCTGCGGGGCGTGCCGGTCATCGTGCGCGACCGGGGCAGCCTGGACACGCTGGCCCAGCTGGGGATCCGCGCCGAACTGGGCGGCGACCCCGCCCTGCTGCTGGCCCCCACCCCGGGCCTGACCCGCGACCCCCGGCGCGTGATCGTCGCGCCGCGCGGCGACGTGACCGACGCCACCGACGCCCTGAAGGAGGTCGTGCGCCGCCTGCGGGCCGAGGGCCGCCACGTGACCGCCCTGAGCTTCATGCCCGACCATGACGATCAGGCCGCCCACGGTCTAGGCGCCGACGACGTGCTGAGCACCCGTGACCCGCAGGTCGCGCTCGACGCCATCGCGCAGAGCGGGTACGTGATCGGCGTGCGCCTGCACGCGGTCATCCTGGCGGCCGCCAGCGAAACTCCCTTCAGCGGCGTCGCCTACGACCCCAAGGTGCAGGGCTTCTGCGACGACGCGGGCGCCCCGGCCCACCCCACCCGCCTGAACCCCGGCGCGCTCGCCGATGAGGTCCTCGTGCGCCGCCTGCCCGACTGGACGGCCATCGAGGACATGCGCCTGCGCGCCGCGCAGAGCTTCAGCCGCGCCCTGAACCGCTGA
- a CDS encoding Glu/Leu/Phe/Val dehydrogenase family protein: MQILEEMQSRGHEALTLLHHAPSGLRAALAVHSTVLGPAIAGVRLREQDEELAIRGALALSESLTLKAALAGLNYGGGACVLMTPECGMDDPHAREALFRALGRQVRPMEARVVLTEDIGVSPADIAFVAQETRSTLGMHTDTSAVTGYGVYRGMKAAARFALGSESMRGVRVAILGVGAVGRTLAAHLHREGARLTVADDRPERAEALAEDLDGVTVVSCDQILDVPCDILAPCGYGHSIRSTDVPRLQCRLIAGGEHHPLTRRGEDAVKEAGIVYMPDFAINSAGLIAAATDLDMNQAAERVYQTVGRITAAAEQYGKAPHVVARRMAERRIDLIGSLGAAGSWRNA; this comes from the coding sequence ATGCAGATACTTGAGGAGATGCAGTCGCGCGGCCACGAGGCCCTGACGCTGCTTCATCACGCACCCAGCGGCCTGCGCGCCGCCCTGGCCGTGCATTCCACCGTGCTGGGCCCCGCCATTGCCGGCGTGCGCCTGCGCGAACAGGACGAGGAGCTCGCCATTCGCGGCGCGCTGGCCCTGTCCGAGAGCCTGACCCTGAAAGCCGCGCTGGCCGGCCTGAACTACGGCGGCGGCGCCTGCGTGCTGATGACGCCCGAGTGCGGCATGGACGACCCGCACGCCCGGGAGGCGCTGTTCCGCGCGCTGGGCCGGCAGGTCAGGCCCATGGAGGCCCGCGTGGTGCTCACCGAGGACATCGGCGTGAGTCCGGCCGACATCGCCTTCGTGGCGCAGGAGACCCGCTCGACCCTGGGCATGCACACCGACACGAGTGCCGTCACCGGCTACGGCGTGTACCGCGGCATGAAGGCCGCCGCGCGCTTCGCGCTGGGGTCAGAGAGCATGCGCGGCGTGCGCGTCGCCATCCTGGGGGTGGGCGCGGTGGGACGCACCCTGGCCGCGCACCTGCACCGCGAGGGCGCCCGCCTGACGGTCGCCGACGACCGTCCCGAACGCGCCGAGGCGCTCGCCGAGGATCTCGACGGGGTCACGGTCGTGAGCTGCGACCAGATTCTCGACGTGCCGTGCGACATCCTGGCGCCCTGCGGGTACGGCCACTCCATCCGCAGCACCGACGTGCCCCGCCTGCAGTGCCGCCTGATCGCCGGCGGCGAGCACCATCCCCTGACCCGCCGCGGCGAGGACGCCGTGAAGGAGGCCGGGATCGTGTACATGCCCGACTTCGCCATCAACTCCGCCGGGCTGATCGCCGCCGCGACCGACCTCGACATGAACCAGGCCGCCGAGCGCGTCTACCAGACGGTGGGCCGCATCACCGCCGCCGCCGAGCAGTACGGCAAGGCCCCCCACGTCGTCGCGCGGCGCATGGCCGAGCGGCGCATCGACCTGATCGGCAGCCTGGGCGCCGCCGGCAGCTGGAGGAACGCATGA
- a CDS encoding E3 binding domain-containing protein, with protein MDRIAPLAKILAEANGIDWQKLQGSGAGGQIIEQDILNYLSRVMSGEEDPPDTPVDLPPPDWNGEEVPTADMLGRAGMSADMLSRAGVDTDLTAFVEQTRAAPQVPATPASSLDDDALEFELEDEPETPAPVAATPAPEPVAPAVQAPEPVAAAHHVAPETPAVVQAAASMTPPAAPAAPTPPAAGGGLASGLGSLLSRLYQKPAESTPAQHEPVSSAPAAPAAPTPAVPAAMESAPVTPAPVAAAPAVSEPATPDAPAWTDGRRADDAAWNQPAESTPAAAETHDAPAEVADVAAAPVLAPEVSEPAAAQHVTEVAAPTAVLPEVSEPAMAPVAPAPVDTAAADTAPVGTEPATEAPAAPETDQPTESLPAAVTPAATPAAEPAPQAAPAAAMPSNGVWFGAYLRRDADVAALHDLRGQVTAALSRDLPLALLIARAAQRHAETLGLGSVAMHAEGGARAAGSGSLRDALDAGAFDGTPDLLVVDAGALDLDDLHFPHTTTLSVGRVQDGRAALTLNGDVDAGRAAQFLAQVVGTLEQPILLVL; from the coding sequence ATGGATCGGATTGCTCCGCTCGCCAAGATTCTGGCGGAAGCGAACGGGATTGACTGGCAGAAACTGCAGGGCTCAGGTGCAGGTGGCCAGATTATTGAACAGGACATCCTGAACTACCTGTCCCGCGTCATGAGTGGCGAGGAAGATCCGCCCGATACGCCCGTCGACCTGCCCCCGCCCGACTGGAACGGCGAGGAAGTCCCCACCGCCGACATGCTGGGCCGCGCCGGCATGAGCGCCGACATGCTCAGCCGCGCCGGGGTGGACACCGATCTGACCGCCTTCGTGGAGCAGACCCGCGCGGCGCCGCAGGTGCCGGCCACGCCGGCCAGCAGCCTGGACGACGACGCGCTCGAATTCGAGCTGGAAGACGAGCCTGAAACCCCCGCCCCCGTGGCGGCCACCCCGGCGCCTGAGCCCGTGGCGCCTGCCGTTCAGGCCCCCGAGCCGGTCGCGGCCGCGCACCACGTGGCCCCGGAAACGCCGGCCGTGGTCCAGGCTGCCGCCAGCATGACCCCACCGGCCGCGCCCGCCGCGCCCACGCCACCGGCGGCCGGGGGTGGGCTCGCGTCGGGGCTGGGCAGCCTGCTCTCCCGCCTGTACCAGAAACCGGCCGAGAGCACCCCGGCGCAGCACGAACCGGTCAGCAGTGCGCCTGCCGCGCCTGCTGCGCCGACGCCGGCCGTGCCGGCCGCCATGGAATCGGCTCCGGTGACGCCTGCCCCGGTGGCGGCGGCGCCCGCCGTGAGCGAACCGGCGACGCCGGACGCGCCGGCCTGGACGGATGGCCGCCGGGCCGACGACGCCGCCTGGAACCAGCCGGCCGAGTCGACGCCGGCCGCGGCCGAGACGCACGACGCGCCGGCTGAGGTGGCCGACGTCGCTGCGGCGCCCGTCCTGGCCCCCGAGGTCAGCGAGCCGGCCGCCGCGCAGCACGTCACGGAAGTGGCCGCGCCGACCGCCGTGCTGCCTGAGGTCAGCGAGCCCGCCATGGCGCCGGTGGCGCCTGCACCGGTCGATACCGCAGCGGCCGACACCGCGCCTGTGGGGACCGAACCCGCGACCGAGGCCCCGGCGGCCCCGGAGACCGACCAGCCCACCGAATCGCTGCCTGCCGCCGTGACGCCAGCCGCGACCCCCGCAGCGGAGCCGGCGCCGCAGGCCGCGCCTGCCGCGGCCATGCCGTCGAACGGCGTCTGGTTCGGTGCGTACCTGCGCCGCGACGCGGATGTGGCGGCCCTGCACGACCTGCGTGGTCAGGTGACGGCAGCCCTCTCGCGTGATCTGCCACTGGCCCTGCTCATCGCTCGCGCGGCGCAGCGTCACGCGGAGACCCTGGGGCTGGGCAGCGTGGCGATGCACGCCGAGGGTGGCGCCCGCGCCGCCGGCAGCGGCAGCCTGCGCGACGCGCTGGACGCCGGCGCGTTCGACGGCACGCCGGACCTGCTGGTCGTGGACGCCGGGGCGCTGGATCTGGACGACCTGCACTTCCCGCACACGACGACGCTCAGCGTGGGCCGCGTGCAGGATGGCCGCGCCGCCCTGACCCTGAACGGCGACGTGGACGCCGGACGGGCCGCGCAGTTCCTGGCGCAGGTGGTCGGGACGCTGGAGCAGCCGATCCTGCTCGTGCTGTAA
- a CDS encoding DUF2231 domain-containing protein, whose amino-acid sequence MLKQTALKSRQPPAYALEDAVSEHDALEVAAEALQGLLRGAEGALPPALLDALHGEGVGHPLHPILVHLPLGGWVVTAALDHLPAPDPGAYDRAADTALLLSTLGAVGTIGTGWLDWANTRGEARRTGLIHGALNEAAFFLNVGSLLARRRGRRGLGKLLSGAGLGLAVAGGFLGGELVYRHGLGVGRTLARRQG is encoded by the coding sequence ATGCTCAAGCAGACCGCGCTGAAGTCGCGTCAACCGCCCGCGTACGCCCTGGAGGACGCCGTCAGTGAGCATGACGCGCTGGAGGTCGCCGCCGAGGCCCTCCAGGGTCTGCTCAGGGGCGCCGAGGGAGCCCTGCCGCCTGCGCTGCTGGACGCCCTGCACGGCGAGGGCGTGGGGCATCCGCTGCATCCCATCCTGGTTCACCTGCCGCTGGGAGGCTGGGTGGTGACGGCGGCCCTGGATCACCTGCCGGCCCCGGACCCGGGCGCGTACGACCGCGCGGCGGACACGGCGCTGCTCCTCTCGACGCTGGGCGCGGTGGGCACCATCGGGACGGGGTGGCTCGACTGGGCGAACACGCGCGGCGAGGCGCGCCGCACCGGCCTGATCCACGGCGCGCTGAACGAGGCGGCCTTTTTCCTGAACGTGGGGTCGCTGCTCGCGCGTCGCCGGGGCCGGCGCGGCCTGGGCAAGCTGCTCTCGGGCGCGGGGCTGGGCCTGGCGGTGGCCGGCGGCTTCCTGGGTGGGGAACTGGTGTACCGGCACGGGCTGGGCGTGGGGCGCACGCTGGCGCGCCGCCAGGGCTGA